A genome region from Pseudodesulfovibrio alkaliphilus includes the following:
- a CDS encoding sigma 54-interacting transcriptional regulator: MNPIFLVAESDLGTRRLVTDTLTAKGYRVECVQTMAEARSLLKRLEPDMILAALDLDGGPGYDLLRMARDNGCEAPLVLLVDRDMDDPGGVVVRYGAMTYLRRPVDGRRLSMLACLGLDLKAGKVRERDLTASLVRTSGFLGSLLEAVDGAVFLLDPKGTVEAASERGAAMLGRPAVEVTGAPYLSLLPAGAAHRHSEALARAGTVLLPQRLEDCRGGLVLDILFRPVFQGHASSGFVVLWRDMTPQRRLEAELAESRLLYGAVRDSVRDAVLVFDRADGVILDGNEAAERFYGHARQALIGMDIADLMVEPGPVMEAIRSGVSRLSGTSHRRKDGTEFPAEMALSHFSHGGREVCTVCVSDISRRRAVEEALREGARLYRAVVEDQTELICRYTPDGALSFVNEAYAKFFGVDGDEVVGHEFFPALADDERRDVRSWLREAGPERPVFDREQRVVRHDGDGRWVLWTNRAVLDHRGQVVEIQAVGRDITERKEAEHALSLAMAEKEQYRLNLEATFRSIPDAIITVDSELRVIATNSAAATLLGIDREHARGTLFSELLPVPGNACQSVLSQVLRTSRSVHGYEAEFAVPGLGVRTAELNCTPLIDHDKRHAGAVLVVRDISRIADLEKRLHERQGFRGIIGRSSAMQDMYRLLEQLSSLDSTVIILGESGTGKELAAEALHYGGSRAGHPLVKVNCSALTESLLESELFGHVRGAFTGAIRDKAGRIQTAEGGTLFLDEIGDISPLIQLKLLRFLEQKEYERVGESRTCTADVRIIAATNADLRNAVRQGLFREDLYYRLNVMPVALPPLRARQADIPLLVDHFLEIFSNQFGKVFDGVSGEVMDLFMSYAWPGNIRELRHALEHACILAPGGEIALRHIRRDFVDQMFGGPPAGFPTTPGGGAGTVDADLPGEGSWPLVRPGRADRRAVLDALERCGGNKARAARQLGIHRATLYRRLKAWGLAD; this comes from the coding sequence GTGAACCCCATTTTTCTCGTTGCCGAAAGTGACCTCGGGACGCGCAGACTTGTCACGGACACCCTGACAGCCAAGGGATACCGCGTGGAGTGCGTACAAACCATGGCCGAGGCGCGATCCCTGCTGAAGCGCCTTGAGCCGGACATGATCCTGGCTGCCCTGGACCTGGACGGCGGACCCGGCTACGACCTCTTGCGCATGGCTCGGGACAATGGCTGCGAAGCCCCTCTGGTTCTGCTGGTGGATCGGGACATGGACGATCCCGGCGGGGTGGTGGTTCGCTATGGGGCCATGACCTATCTGCGCAGGCCGGTGGACGGGCGCCGCCTGTCCATGCTTGCCTGCCTGGGGCTGGATCTCAAAGCGGGCAAGGTCCGCGAGCGCGACCTGACCGCGAGCCTGGTCCGCACATCCGGTTTCCTCGGCTCCCTGCTCGAAGCGGTGGACGGAGCTGTCTTTCTGCTCGACCCCAAGGGCACGGTGGAGGCCGCCAGCGAGCGCGGCGCGGCCATGCTTGGTCGGCCCGCTGTCGAGGTGACGGGGGCTCCTTATCTTTCGCTCCTGCCTGCAGGTGCGGCGCACCGCCACAGCGAGGCCCTGGCCAGGGCCGGCACCGTCCTTCTGCCCCAGCGCCTGGAGGACTGCCGGGGCGGGCTGGTTTTGGACATCCTGTTTCGGCCCGTGTTTCAGGGACATGCTTCCTCGGGGTTCGTGGTCCTGTGGCGTGACATGACGCCGCAAAGACGCCTGGAGGCCGAGTTGGCGGAGAGCCGTCTGCTCTATGGAGCGGTGCGCGACTCGGTGCGCGACGCGGTTCTGGTTTTCGACCGCGCCGACGGCGTCATCCTCGACGGCAACGAAGCGGCGGAACGGTTTTACGGACATGCCCGCCAAGCCCTTATCGGCATGGACATTGCCGATCTGATGGTGGAGCCGGGCCCGGTCATGGAGGCGATCCGTTCGGGCGTGTCCCGGTTGTCCGGGACCAGTCATCGGCGCAAGGACGGTACGGAGTTTCCGGCCGAGATGGCCTTGAGCCACTTCAGCCACGGGGGCCGCGAGGTCTGCACGGTCTGCGTGTCGGATATCTCCCGCCGCCGGGCTGTGGAAGAGGCCCTGCGCGAGGGGGCGCGGCTCTATCGCGCCGTGGTGGAGGACCAGACAGAGCTGATCTGCCGCTATACGCCCGACGGGGCACTCTCCTTTGTCAACGAGGCGTATGCCAAGTTTTTTGGCGTGGATGGGGACGAGGTCGTGGGCCACGAGTTTTTCCCGGCCCTGGCCGACGACGAACGGCGCGACGTGCGCTCCTGGCTGCGCGAGGCCGGGCCTGAGAGGCCTGTGTTCGACCGCGAGCAGCGCGTGGTCCGTCACGACGGGGACGGGCGATGGGTTCTCTGGACCAATCGGGCAGTGCTCGACCATCGCGGCCAGGTCGTGGAGATCCAGGCAGTGGGCCGCGACATCACCGAGCGCAAGGAGGCGGAGCATGCCCTGAGTCTGGCCATGGCCGAGAAGGAACAGTACCGCCTCAACCTTGAGGCGACCTTTCGCAGCATACCCGACGCCATCATCACCGTGGACAGCGAGCTACGGGTCATCGCCACCAACAGCGCCGCCGCGACACTCCTGGGCATCGACCGCGAGCACGCCCGGGGAACGCTTTTTTCCGAACTGCTGCCCGTGCCGGGCAACGCCTGCCAGAGCGTGCTGTCGCAGGTGTTGCGCACCAGCCGTTCCGTGCACGGCTATGAGGCGGAGTTTGCCGTGCCCGGTCTCGGTGTGCGCACGGCCGAACTCAACTGCACACCGCTCATCGATCACGACAAGCGCCACGCGGGCGCTGTCCTCGTGGTGCGCGACATCTCGCGCATTGCCGACCTTGAGAAGCGGCTCCACGAGCGGCAGGGCTTTCGGGGCATCATTGGCCGCAGCTCGGCCATGCAGGACATGTACAGGCTGCTTGAGCAGCTCTCGTCGCTGGACTCCACGGTCATCATCCTGGGTGAATCGGGCACCGGCAAGGAGCTGGCTGCCGAGGCCCTGCACTATGGCGGGTCGCGGGCCGGGCATCCGCTGGTCAAGGTCAACTGTTCTGCCCTGACCGAGAGCCTGCTCGAAAGCGAGTTGTTCGGTCATGTGCGGGGCGCGTTCACCGGAGCCATACGTGACAAGGCGGGGCGCATCCAGACCGCCGAGGGGGGCACCCTGTTTCTGGACGAGATCGGCGACATCTCGCCGCTCATCCAGCTCAAGCTGCTGCGTTTTCTCGAGCAGAAGGAGTACGAGCGGGTGGGCGAGTCGCGCACCTGTACGGCGGATGTTCGCATCATCGCCGCCACCAATGCGGACCTGCGCAACGCCGTGCGCCAGGGGCTCTTTCGCGAAGACCTCTACTACCGCCTCAACGTCATGCCCGTGGCCCTGCCGCCCCTGCGGGCCAGACAGGCGGACATCCCGCTTTTGGTGGACCACTTCCTCGAAATCTTCTCGAATCAGTTCGGCAAGGTCTTTGACGGGGTGTCGGGAGAGGTCATGGACCTGTTCATGAGCTACGCCTGGCCCGGCAATATCCGCGAACTGCGCCACGCCCTGGAGCATGCCTGCATTCTCGCTCCGGGTGGGGAGATCGCCTTGCGGCACATCCGCCGCGATTTTGTGGACCAGATGTTCGGCGGGCCTCCGGCCGGATTCCCGACCACACCGGGCGGGGGTGCGGGAACGGTGGATGCCGACCTTCCCGGCGAGGGAAGCTGGCCTTTGGTGCGCCCCGGAAGGGCGGACAGGCGGGCCGTGCTTGATGCGCTGGAACGGTGCGGCGGAAACAAGGCCAGGGCCGCACGGCAGCTCGGCATCCACCGGGCCACCCTCTACCGCAGGCTCAAGGCCTGGGGGCTGGCCGACTGA
- a CDS encoding response regulator, producing the protein MAKILVAEDDRISQKLAVRIVEDLGHSAFVSPHGRHAYESLTACNDFDLLLTDIMMPEMDGQQLIMTLRGDQQFAHLPIIIMSAVVGMAEISSLLKLGATLFLAKPLDRNELQNYINRCLGRPGRMAARGAAPRTNSNP; encoded by the coding sequence ATGGCCAAAATACTCGTCGCCGAAGACGACAGGATTTCTCAGAAACTGGCGGTCAGGATCGTCGAGGATCTCGGGCATTCGGCCTTTGTCAGCCCCCACGGCCGCCATGCCTACGAGTCCCTCACCGCGTGCAACGATTTCGACCTGCTGCTCACAGACATCATGATGCCCGAAATGGACGGCCAGCAGCTGATCATGACCCTGCGCGGGGACCAGCAGTTCGCCCACCTGCCCATCATTATCATGTCCGCCGTGGTGGGCATGGCCGAAATCTCCAGCCTGCTCAAGCTGGGCGCCACCCTGTTTCTGGCCAAACCCCTGGACCGCAACGAGCTTCAGAACTACATCAACCGCTGCCTGGGCAGACCGGGAAGAATGGCCGCCCGCGGAGCCGCTCCACGAACCAACTCAAACCCCTGA
- a CDS encoding glycosyltransferase — translation MRILITHNNFPAQFRHIAEHLGRVPGNTIVFATKTPREEWTIPGVTKAVFAPMGEPSKTHPLAGGFDDAVRHGAGLLQLCLGLKKQGFVPDVILGHSGWGQTLFLRDAYPDTPFIGYFEWYYAADSPETAFDARARTEAEKAAIRLRNTAILHDLASCRAGVAPTAWQRSQFPTEFQPKIIQAHDGINTVYFSPADDGLLPIDQLDLPGTDLTGATELVTYCSRGLEPYRGFPQFYEALPAILDARPGCHALIVGEDRVCYSPRLPEGQSYKSLLQEKVAVDQSRVHFTGPLPYGWYKRVLQASSVHVYLTWPFVLSWSFLEAMSCGALVVGSDTEPVREVLRHGENGLLTDFRSPSRIARTVIEALTRQREMLPLRAGARRTILDRYCLSKCLPVHLGLLAQAAKDGPARFATPAHSVAN, via the coding sequence ATGCGCATCCTCATCACCCACAACAACTTCCCGGCCCAGTTCAGACATATCGCGGAGCACCTGGGCCGGGTTCCCGGCAACACCATCGTCTTCGCCACCAAGACACCCCGCGAGGAATGGACCATCCCCGGTGTGACCAAGGCGGTCTTCGCCCCAATGGGCGAGCCGTCCAAAACCCATCCCCTGGCGGGCGGGTTCGACGATGCGGTGCGCCACGGCGCCGGGCTGCTGCAACTCTGCCTGGGCCTGAAAAAGCAGGGTTTCGTGCCCGACGTCATCCTCGGCCATTCGGGCTGGGGGCAGACCCTGTTCCTGCGCGACGCCTATCCAGACACCCCGTTCATCGGCTATTTCGAATGGTACTATGCGGCCGACAGCCCGGAGACCGCCTTTGACGCCCGAGCCCGCACCGAGGCCGAAAAGGCCGCCATCCGGTTGCGCAACACGGCCATCCTGCACGATCTGGCCTCCTGCCGCGCCGGAGTAGCGCCCACGGCATGGCAGCGCTCGCAGTTCCCAACCGAGTTCCAGCCCAAGATCATCCAGGCCCACGACGGCATCAATACCGTATATTTTTCCCCTGCCGACGACGGACTGCTGCCCATCGACCAGCTCGATCTGCCCGGCACGGACCTGACAGGGGCCACCGAGCTGGTCACCTACTGCTCGCGAGGGCTCGAGCCCTATCGCGGATTTCCCCAATTCTACGAGGCCCTGCCCGCCATCCTCGATGCGCGGCCCGGCTGCCATGCGCTCATCGTGGGTGAAGACCGCGTCTGCTACAGCCCGCGGCTCCCTGAGGGACAGTCCTACAAATCCCTCTTGCAGGAAAAGGTGGCTGTGGACCAAAGCCGCGTCCACTTCACCGGCCCCCTGCCCTACGGCTGGTACAAGCGGGTGCTCCAGGCATCATCGGTGCATGTGTATCTGACTTGGCCCTTTGTCCTCTCCTGGTCGTTTCTTGAAGCCATGTCCTGCGGGGCGCTGGTCGTCGGCTCGGACACCGAGCCCGTACGCGAGGTGCTGCGCCATGGCGAGAACGGCCTGCTTACGGACTTTCGCTCGCCCTCGCGCATCGCCCGGACCGTGATCGAGGCACTGACGCGCCAGCGTGAGATGCTCCCGCTCCGGGCAGGAGCCCGGCGGACCATCCTGGACCGCTATTGCCTAAGCAAGTGCCTGCCCGTGCACCTGGGCCTGCTGGCCCAGGCGGCCAAGGACGGCCCGGCCCGCTTCGCAACTCCGGCCCACTCGGTCGCCAACTGA
- a CDS encoding peptidylprolyl isomerase, producing MTHTAKILTASLLLVLLLAAPCRAADPENTLFLDLDYGRVVIEMRPDLAPAHVARIKELVRSGFYNGLVFHRVIDGFMAQTGDPSGTGRGGSGKNLRAEFSRQPFVRGTVGMARAQSEHSGDSQFFICFAPAPYLDGQYTVWGQVTSGMEFVDKIRKGQGSSGMVGTPDRIVRIQVAADVAAK from the coding sequence ATGACACACACAGCAAAAATCCTTACCGCCTCCCTGCTCCTTGTCCTGCTCCTGGCCGCACCGTGCCGGGCAGCCGACCCCGAAAACACCCTCTTCCTCGACCTCGACTACGGCCGCGTGGTCATCGAGATGCGCCCGGACCTTGCCCCGGCCCATGTGGCACGCATCAAGGAGCTGGTGCGCTCGGGCTTTTACAACGGCCTTGTCTTTCACCGCGTCATCGACGGCTTCATGGCTCAAACCGGCGACCCTTCCGGCACCGGCCGCGGCGGCTCCGGGAAAAACCTCCGCGCCGAATTCTCCCGCCAGCCCTTCGTGCGCGGCACGGTGGGCATGGCCCGCGCCCAGAGCGAACACAGCGGCGACAGCCAGTTCTTCATCTGCTTTGCCCCGGCTCCCTACCTTGATGGCCAGTACACGGTCTGGGGCCAAGTCACCTCGGGCATGGAGTTCGTGGACAAAATCCGCAAGGGACAAGGCTCAAGTGGCATGGTCGGCACCCCGGACCGTATCGTCCGCATACAGGTGGCCGCCGACGTGGCGGCGAAATAA
- a CDS encoding class I SAM-dependent methyltransferase — MKDVDSFHFGYTRAKVYELVTGHCPVGKRILEYSCGDGALCAALQEVGYEVTGTNYSVYKNANKNVKIVNGVDLTEKTPFENESFDCVIISETVQNIPNHVAVYKEVARVLKQGGIFVMTTPNIMSIKSRIHFFLTGLFKVKWKFIGFDVPMDCSFAYHNHPVHLPVALYYFHALNMKPIDVDGVYPKLKSYLFYLLFAWLIIPCTWLTTMKKETNLANSKHGKSVFEALTARTTLCCDRLALAVRKEGDSAAGEVQSELPDWITRY, encoded by the coding sequence ATGAAGGACGTAGATAGTTTTCACTTTGGATATACCCGGGCGAAGGTATACGAGCTGGTCACTGGACATTGTCCTGTCGGGAAAAGGATCCTCGAATATTCCTGCGGAGATGGCGCTCTTTGCGCCGCTTTGCAGGAGGTTGGATACGAAGTGACCGGAACCAATTATTCTGTGTACAAGAACGCAAACAAAAACGTAAAAATCGTTAATGGCGTTGATCTTACAGAGAAAACTCCCTTTGAAAATGAGAGCTTTGATTGTGTGATTATTTCAGAGACGGTACAGAATATTCCCAACCATGTCGCGGTATATAAAGAAGTTGCACGGGTTTTGAAACAGGGTGGAATTTTTGTTATGACCACCCCAAACATCATGAGCATTAAGTCACGGATTCATTTTTTTTTGACTGGTCTTTTCAAGGTCAAATGGAAATTCATCGGTTTTGATGTCCCAATGGACTGTTCTTTTGCCTACCACAATCATCCTGTGCATCTGCCTGTCGCGCTTTATTATTTTCATGCCCTTAACATGAAGCCCATAGATGTGGATGGCGTTTATCCGAAACTCAAGTCATACCTTTTTTATTTGCTCTTTGCTTGGTTGATTATTCCCTGCACATGGCTAACCACCATGAAGAAGGAGACAAATCTTGCCAACTCGAAACACGGGAAATCCGTTTTCGAAGCTCTGACCGCACGAACCACCTTGTGTTGCGACAGGCTTGCGTTGGCCGTGAGAAAAGAGGGCGATTCCGCGGCGGGAGAGGTCCAGTCGGAGTTGCCTGATTGGATAACGCGATATTGA
- a CDS encoding AMP-binding protein — translation MTLKDLLVTAAGRFPDRPALSYVGEEPISYTRFIDLAHAVTTLLAANGVNPGDKVAIIGENMPNWAITYFAIVSSGAIAVPILQEFHVSAVHHILRHSEAKVVVASNRYLHKVEEGSFPNLKTVVVMDDFSVVDEQEQRTSFEEAVELGREKFEKFSDAARRFIERKTGKGDSGLTSDSVAAILYTSGTTGHSKGVVLTHGNLVSNVLAGVATIPVFETDRFLSVLPMAHTYECTVGLLVPVHCGASVHYLRKPPTPKTLLPAMEQVRPTVMNVVPLIIEKIYKSRIKPKLSGKGVMGGLMKIGAARRQVSRIAGRKLIEAFGGSLRCMCIGGAPLSPEVERFLGEAQVPYAIGYGMTETSPLLAGAPPDRQRFRAIGPPLPGIELMIADPNPATGEGEIYAKGPNVMREYYKAPRDTADTFTEDGWLKTGDLGLIDEDGYLYIKGRLKNVIIGSSGENIYPEEIESIINGCDHVMESMVYDAAGKLSARIHLNYETLDEVFGVKKMMESEVRAKVQGVLEAVRQETNSKVSTFARLARVVEQVEPFEKTPTQKIKRFIYLDN, via the coding sequence ATGACCCTGAAGGACCTGCTGGTGACGGCAGCCGGCCGTTTTCCCGACAGGCCCGCCTTGAGCTATGTCGGCGAGGAGCCCATCAGTTACACCCGCTTCATTGATCTGGCCCACGCCGTGACCACCTTGCTGGCGGCAAATGGCGTCAATCCCGGCGACAAGGTGGCCATCATCGGCGAGAACATGCCCAACTGGGCCATCACCTATTTTGCCATCGTCTCCTCGGGAGCCATCGCCGTGCCCATCCTGCAGGAGTTCCATGTCAGCGCGGTCCACCACATCCTCAGGCACTCCGAGGCCAAGGTGGTTGTGGCTTCGAACCGCTACCTGCACAAGGTGGAGGAAGGCTCTTTCCCCAACCTGAAGACCGTGGTGGTCATGGACGACTTTTCCGTGGTCGATGAACAGGAGCAGCGCACCAGCTTCGAAGAGGCGGTGGAGCTGGGGCGCGAAAAGTTCGAGAAGTTCAGCGATGCCGCCCGACGTTTCATTGAGCGCAAGACCGGCAAGGGGGACTCCGGCCTGACCAGCGACAGCGTGGCCGCCATCCTCTACACCTCGGGCACCACAGGCCATTCCAAAGGGGTGGTCCTGACCCACGGCAACCTCGTCTCCAACGTCTTGGCCGGGGTCGCCACCATCCCGGTGTTCGAGACCGACCGCTTCCTGTCGGTGCTGCCCATGGCCCATACCTATGAATGCACGGTGGGCCTGCTTGTTCCGGTTCATTGCGGGGCTTCGGTCCACTACCTCAGGAAACCGCCCACACCCAAGACCCTGCTACCCGCCATGGAACAGGTCAGGCCCACGGTCATGAATGTGGTCCCCCTGATCATCGAGAAGATTTACAAGAGCCGGATCAAGCCCAAACTCTCGGGCAAGGGTGTCATGGGCGGGCTGATGAAGATCGGCGCGGCGCGGCGCCAGGTCTCCCGCATCGCCGGAAGAAAACTCATTGAGGCCTTTGGCGGCAGTCTGCGCTGCATGTGTATCGGCGGCGCTCCCCTGTCGCCCGAAGTGGAGCGTTTCCTCGGGGAGGCCCAAGTGCCCTACGCCATCGGCTACGGCATGACCGAGACCTCGCCGCTGCTGGCTGGGGCCCCGCCGGACCGCCAGCGCTTCCGGGCCATCGGCCCGCCGCTGCCCGGCATCGAGCTGATGATCGCCGACCCCAACCCGGCCACGGGCGAGGGGGAGATATACGCCAAAGGGCCCAACGTCATGCGCGAGTATTACAAGGCGCCGCGGGACACGGCCGACACCTTCACCGAGGATGGCTGGCTCAAGACCGGCGATCTCGGCCTCATCGACGAGGACGGCTACCTCTATATCAAGGGCCGTCTCAAGAACGTGATCATCGGTTCCAGCGGGGAAAATATCTATCCCGAAGAGATCGAGTCCATCATCAACGGCTGCGACCACGTCATGGAATCCATGGTCTACGACGCGGCGGGCAAGCTCTCGGCCCGCATCCATCTCAACTACGAGACTCTGGACGAGGTCTTCGGGGTCAAGAAGATGATGGAGTCCGAGGTCAGGGCCAAGGTCCAGGGCGTTCTCGAGGCCGTGCGCCAGGAAACCAACTCCAAGGTCTCCACCTTCGCCCGCCTCGCCCGCGTGGTGGAGCAGGTGGAGCCCTTTGAGAAGACCCCCACCCAGAAGATCAAGCGCTTCATCTATCTGGACAACTGA